The genomic DNA CGACGGCGGTGCGACGTACACGGACATCGTGACGCTCGACGGCGATGATCCTCAGGTCTTCCGATGGAAAGTGCCACTGACGCTCTTCACGCAGCGGGGACGCATCCGCATCGTGGCCGAGGACATTGCCGGGAAGGTGAGCCAAGATGCGAGCGATGCCGATTTCTCCATCCTGCCCACCGAGAGCGAGCCGCCGTTTATACAAGTCCTCAGTCCGAACGGTGGGGAGATCTTGTGCGCTGGAACGCCCTTCCGAATCACCTGGCGAGTATCGGACAATACGGCTGTGAAATTCCAGGACGTCCTCCTCTCGACCGATGGAGGCGCCAGGTTCAATCCGATCGTCGAGCGGCTGCCGGGAACGGCGCAGTCCTTCGATTGGAGTATCCCGGCTCGGTTGTCGACAACGCGCGCGTTCATCGCCGTGCGGGTGCGCGATTTTGCAGATAATGTCGCCGTGGATACGAGCGATGAGCTTTTCTCGATTGACGGCGCGAGTCCGACAATCAACGGTCTGACCGTCGGAACGGGTTCGGTCTTCGTCGGTGGCGAGCGCGTGTTGGTCTCTTGGACGTCTTCGGATGATGTGCAACTGGCGGCTCATGTTCTGGAGCTGTCCACCGACGGCGGAGCGACGTGGACGTTGATTACGAATCTTCCTGGGGATGCGTCGCAATTCCTCTGGACGATCCCACGGGGCGTTCGCACGGGGGATGGGCGTCTCCGCGTGACGGTGCGTGATACCTGCGGTCGAACGGCGCAGGCGGTGAGCGGACGCTTCTCCATTGCGTGGTGAGGTCGGATCGGAACTGGGGAGCGCGTTCTGGTGGTGCGCTCCCCAGTCGCCGTTCGATCCCGCTAGAGTGCTGCTTCAAGTGCCGCGTAGGATCTCGCGGGCGATGACGAGGCGTTGAATCTCACTCGTCCCTTCGCCGATCGTCAGCAGCTTCGCATCTCGCCAGAACTTCTCAACCGGATAATCCCGGATGTACCCATAGCCGCCGAAGATCTGAATGGCCTCCTCGCAAACGCGCACGGCCATTTCCGAAGCGAAGAGTTTGGCCATCGAGGCCTCTTTCGTGACGCGGTACCCCTGTGCCTTTCGCTCCGCCGCGTGATAGGTGAGCAACCGCGCAGCTTCGATTTGAGTGGCCATATCGGCGAGCTTGAACTGAATCGCTTGGAATTCGGCGATCGGCTTGCCAAAGGCCCAGCGCTCGCGCGCGTATCGCAAGGCGGCCTCGTAAGCGCCTTGGGCGAGTCCAACGGCTAGGGCCGCGATGGTGATTCGTCCGCCATCGAGCACGCGCAGGGCGTCTATGAACCCCAGGTTCAGCGTCCCGAGCAGATTCTCCTCGGGGACCAGACATTCTTCCAAAAGCACTTGCGCCGTATCGCTGGCCCGCATGCCGAGCTTCTTCTCTTTTCGCCCGGGGCGAAGACCTAGCGTTCCTCGCTCCACGATGAAGGCCGAGATGCCTTTCTTCTCCTGCGCGCGATCAGTAACGGCGAAGATGATGTAGATGTCCGCGCACGAGCCGTTGGTCGTGAAGTTCTTCGCTCCATTGAGGACCCAGGTTCCCTCACGCTTCACGGCCGTCGTGCGCATGTGCGATGCGTCGCTGCCGCTTGTCGCTTCGGTCAATCCCCATGCGCCCAACTTCTCACCACGAGCCAGTGGCAGCAGGTACCTCCGCTTTTGCTCCGGCGTGCCCGCCAGGAAAATATGGTTCGCGCACAGACCCGTATGTGCGGCGACCGTGAGGGCGATCGCCGGATCCACCCGCGCCAACTCCTCGATGATGAGGGCGTACTCCAAAGACGTCAGCGCCGCTCCCCCATATTCTTCCGGGAAGATCGCCCCGAGTACGCCCAACTCGCCCAGCTTCGGAATCAGCTCGCGTGGGAAATGCTCGGCCTCATCCCATTCCCTCACGTGAGGGGCGATCTCGGCCTCGGCGAATTCGCGAATCAGGTGCCGGACCTGTTGCTGCTCTTGCGTCAATTCGACAGGCAAGGCCTTCCCCCTCCAGATTAGTTTCGCTTAGCGTCGCATAAGGCAAAATTATATCCCCTCGGGAAAAAGAGCGCCAGCCAACAGGCTGGCGCTCGGAGCATCGCGCGAGGCTCCTTTCGAGGACGTTACGGTTTCAAGAGGATCTTGCCGAAGTGACCTCGCTCCTCCATGCGCCGCTGCGCGGCCGCTGCTTCTTCCAGTGGGAAGACACGATCAATGACCGGCTTGAGACGGCCCTGCACGAAGAAGGTGAAGGCTTCGAGGAGTTCCCCTTTGCTGCCCATAAATGATCCGAGCAAGCTCAGTTGGCGACTGAAGAGGTAGCGGATGTCGAGTTGCGTTTGATAGCCGCTTGTGACGCCGCACGTCACCAGCCGCCCGCCCGGAACGAGGCTGAGGACGCACTTCTCGAAGACGGCCGTGCCAACGTGCTCGATGACGATGTCGACGCCGCGCCGCTCGGTCAAGCGCTTCACTTCTTGAAGCAGGTCCTGGGTCGAATGATTGATGACCTCGTCGGCGCCTAGCGCTTTTGCCTTCTCCAGCTTCGCCTCGGTTCCGGCCGTCGCCAGGACGCGCGCGCCGAAGAGCTTAGCGATTTGAATGGCCGCCATTCCAACGCCGCTTCCAGCAGCGATGACGAGCACGGTCTCGCCCGGTCGCACACCGGCCCGGGTCACGAGCATATGCCAAGCCGTGAGGAAGACCAGGGGGAACGCCGCCGCTTCCTCGAAGCTGATATGATCGGGGAGGGGGACGATGTTGACCTCGGGCACCTTGACGTACTCCGCGTATCCGCCGTCGGAGCGGTTTGAGCCGATGACCTCGTAATCGGGACAGAAATTATCTCGACCGTCGAGGCATGCCGGACATTGTCCGCAACTGAGGCCAGGCGAGATGAGGACACGCTGTCCAACCGTCACGCGCGTGACGGCCGATCCGACCTCGGCGATCTCACCAGCGATATCGCTGCCCACGATACGAGGGAGCGGAATCGAGCGGCCGGGCAATCCCCGTCGGAGCCAAAGGTCGAGGTGATTGAGGGCGCAGGCCCGCACGCGGACGAGGACTTCCGTGGGGCCGATCTGCGGTTCAGGGACATCCTCGTATCGGAGGACGTCGACATCGCCATGCGCATGGAATCGAACGGCTTTCATAGGCGTGTTTTCTCCTGGATGTGAAATTCTCGCTGCCATGTGACGATGTCCCTCTGCCGAGGTGCACCTCTTTCATCCCTGCAACGGGCTCGTGTTCTTCCTGGGACATCAGCGAAGCGTCGTGAAGGAGTGAGATCAGGCAGCCGAGATTCCCGTAAGGATTCCGTCATCGGGGGTGAGGTCAGCCGGTGAGCCAAGCGTTGATAGATTTGACCGACGATGGAAGCGGCTGTGGAGCCGCGCTCGTGCCTGCCGTAGACGATCACCGTGACGACGAAACGGGGATTCGTGACAGGGGCGAACGAGGTGAACAAACCCAGCCA from Blastocatellia bacterium includes the following:
- a CDS encoding acyl-CoA dehydrogenase family protein; amino-acid sequence: MPVELTQEQQQVRHLIREFAEAEIAPHVREWDEAEHFPRELIPKLGELGVLGAIFPEEYGGAALTSLEYALIIEELARVDPAIALTVAAHTGLCANHIFLAGTPEQKRRYLLPLARGEKLGAWGLTEATSGSDASHMRTTAVKREGTWVLNGAKNFTTNGSCADIYIIFAVTDRAQEKKGISAFIVERGTLGLRPGRKEKKLGMRASDTAQVLLEECLVPEENLLGTLNLGFIDALRVLDGGRITIAALAVGLAQGAYEAALRYARERWAFGKPIAEFQAIQFKLADMATQIEAARLLTYHAAERKAQGYRVTKEASMAKLFASEMAVRVCEEAIQIFGGYGYIRDYPVEKFWRDAKLLTIGEGTSEIQRLVIAREILRGT
- a CDS encoding zinc-binding dehydrogenase, producing the protein MKAVRFHAHGDVDVLRYEDVPEPQIGPTEVLVRVRACALNHLDLWLRRGLPGRSIPLPRIVGSDIAGEIAEVGSAVTRVTVGQRVLISPGLSCGQCPACLDGRDNFCPDYEVIGSNRSDGGYAEYVKVPEVNIVPLPDHISFEEAAAFPLVFLTAWHMLVTRAGVRPGETVLVIAAGSGVGMAAIQIAKLFGARVLATAGTEAKLEKAKALGADEVINHSTQDLLQEVKRLTERRGVDIVIEHVGTAVFEKCVLSLVPGGRLVTCGVTSGYQTQLDIRYLFSRQLSLLGSFMGSKGELLEAFTFFVQGRLKPVIDRVFPLEEAAAAQRRMEERGHFGKILLKP